A DNA window from Salvelinus sp. IW2-2015 linkage group LG4q.1:29, ASM291031v2, whole genome shotgun sequence contains the following coding sequences:
- the LOC111960828 gene encoding SWI/SNF-related matrix-associated actin-dependent regulator of chromatin subfamily A containing DEAD/H box 1B-like — protein sequence MRGMNSVVLDSESDEEISGSSMMLLGDPARKRRLEVCNSSQESGASNSSKKPALQEDLVVSPLGPGQYRYRNTSCQAAQAAKPPGHPPSLPHKPTNGSIIKTFNRLTEGADKRRKVIPDPGTSSEDKASDDFDVSAEGTDPLVFQEASPVELSLISGCSVKKARRIVELRPFNEWENLVAVLDRGNGLSTDLVQGCCVVLREQDVARSLLTKCENITNKMMQDVTQVVERDKGFQKQPEILNSKFQLKPYQLIGQNWLTLLYQNNLSGILTDEMGLGEDHPGHLFSVFLLKQGTTKLRHIVKIPRYHGNRVNCTNARLSRLQSAISSFFIHNRRLYGSVEDRRFLRYDILHKWVDYNIIISRQVASAADVDPSAEQPPGAHVTAQLHHAQYVLQQHCTACQHVCHEIYRGAEQL from the exons ATGAGAGGCATGAACAGTGTGGTACTAGACTCTGAATCAGATGAGGAGATATCTGGGTCATCCATGATGTTGTTGGGAG ACCCAGCCCGTAAGAGGAGACTAGAGGTGTGTAACAGCTCCCAGGAGAGTGGGGCATCCAACTCCAGCAAGAAACCAGCCCTCCAGGAAGATTTAGTTGTGAGTCCACTAGGGCCGGGACAATACCGGTATCGCAATACTT CATGCCAGGCAGCCCAAGCAGCCAAACCCCCTGGTCATCCCCCATCACTACCTCACAAGCCTACCAATGGGAGCATAATTAAGACCTTCAATAGGCTGACCGAAGGAGCAGACAAAAGGAGGAAGGTGATTCCAGATCCAGGCACCAGCTCTGAGGACAAGGCCAGTGATGACTTTGATGTGTCTGCTGAGG GGACAGATCCTCTGGTTTTCCAGGAGGCATCGCCGGTTGAGCTGTCTCTCATCTCTGGCTGCTCTGTGAAGAAGGCCCGGAGGATTGTCGAGCTGCGCCCATTTAACGAGTGGGAGAATCTG GTGGCTGTTCTCGACAGAGGGAACGGCCTCTCCACTGACCTGGTGCAGGGCTGTTGTGTGGTCCTGAGGGAACAGGACGTGGCGCGCAGCCTCTTGACCAAGTGTGAGAACATCACCAACAAGATGATGCAGGACGTGACTCAAGTGGTGGAGAGGGACAAGGGCTTCCAGAAACAGCCTGAGATCCTCAACAGCAA GTTCCAGTTGAAGCCTTATCAGCTAATTGGTCAAAATTGGCTGACTCTGCTATACCAGAACAACCTGAGTGGAATCCTTACTGATGAAATG GGTTTGGGGGAAGACCATCCAGGCCATCTCTTTTCTGTTTTCTTGTTAAAGCAAGGAACAACAAAGTTACGTCACATTGTAAAGATTCCACGTTACCATGGAAACAGAGTCAACTGCACGAATGCCCGGCTGTCCCGTCTTCAATCAGCTATTAGTTCGTTCTTCATCCATAATCGTCGGTTATATG ggtctgTGGAGGATCGCAGGTTCCTTCGATATGATATTCTCCACAAATGGGTCGACTACAACATAATAATTTCCC GCCAAGTAGCATCTGCTGCTGACGTGGACCCCAGTGCAGAACAACCTCCTGGAGCTCATGTCACTGCTCAACTTCATCATGCCCAATATGTTCTCCAGCAGCACTGCACAGCTTGCCAACATGTTTGTCATG AAATCTACAGAGGAGCAGAGCAGCTTTGA